Part of the Suricata suricatta isolate VVHF042 chromosome 8, meerkat_22Aug2017_6uvM2_HiC, whole genome shotgun sequence genome, TCACCCACCCTATGCTGTCTTCCTCCCAGCTGCTGGAGAGGCTGCTGTCCAGGAGGAGGCTGCAGGGTGGCGAGCCGGGCGgggtggctggggggctggggggctgcagcCAGCTGGCCGGGTGAGCCAGCCCGTGCCACAGCCAGCACAGCAGGGCGAGCAGGGCCTGTGGGGACAGGGACAagggaggcagggcaggcccTGGGGCTCAGGAGCAGGGCTGAGCCCTGTCACCGTTGCCCACCTTACCTGCCACAGGGCCCACCCTCGACTGAGGGCCTCAGCAGCCATATACCACAGAACATTCCAGGGCCGAGGCTTCCTGAGCATGGGCAGGGCCAGCAGGGACTCGGCGGTGGCCCGCAGCTTCGGGTCAGGCTCCAGCATCATGGTGAGGACCGAGCGTAGCTCAGAAGACAGGCCTGTGCACAGGGTGGGGCCATGTCAGGGGTGACTGAGCTCTGAGCCCTGGGGCCCCCAACGCGAGCCTGCCCTCCATGGGGCTGCATGCTCCTCCCCAACCTTGCCCTCCACTTACCAGCAGTGAACTCCGGGGGCAGAAAGCCCCGGCGCAGCTGCTGCCAGCCCTCCCCGCCGTGGGGCAGCTCCATGTTGCATGCCACTTCCAGGATGGTGAGGCCCAGACTGGAAAGGACGGGGGCGGTGACAGAAGAGGGGCAGGGTTGGCCTTGGGGCACAGATCCCAGAGCTCCATGCTGCCCAAGGAGAGTGTAGAAAAGGGCTGCTGTCTTCTACCATGagctggggaagtggggagggcggggctgggggtcCTGAGAAGGCCCCAGCAGGGCCACTGATGGGACCATATCACGGCGCCCACACGCCACCTGGTGTGTCCTGGCACGTCTCACCGGACAGGCACCACGGTTACTAACGTTACTGCCACTGTTCAGTTGAGGAGGCCGGACGTGGCTGGTAGAGGCAGAACAGGGCTTCCTAGCACAGAAGATGGACCCACCGCCCGATCCAGGCCTAGCTTCCCCACTTGCTAATGACCTCACGCAAGTCCTTGGGCCCCACCGTGTCCATTCCCTGTAAATGGAGCCATTGTCcctcctgtgggggaggggaggacatgTCCCTCCATGTAAAGGGGATCCAGAGGGCGTGCCGCTTAGAGCTTGACGGCAGAACCCCTCAAGTGCACCCCCTTTGGAGCACGGTGTCCCAGCCCGAGGCCGAGTCTTCCTGACTTGGGCTAGGGTGGCGTTTCCCTCCGTCTGCTGACTGCACACCTCTGCCCACCCCGCCAGGGCCTCCCACGTGCCAGCCCTCACCTGAACACGTCCGCCGCTGTCCCACAGGAGCCCTGCAGCAGCTCAGGGGCCATGTAGCGGGGGTCTCCCTCCTGGGCCTCACCACTTCCGGAGGCACCCAGCTCGACCAGCAGCCCAAAGTCACCAAGCTTGCAGCGGCCACGGGGCCCCAGGAAGATGTTGGCAGGCTTGACGTCAAGGTGGACCAGGCCTTGGCCGTGCAGGTGAGCCAGGGCAAGCAGGGCATCCCGCAGGTAGCCCCAGACCTGGGCCTCGGGCAGGCTGGCGCCCCGGGCCTCGCAGTGCTGCTGCAGGCTGGGCCCACACAGCTCCGTCTGCAGGTACAGGATGCCGCCCTCCTCCCAGGCTTGCTCCAGCCGCACACAACGCGGGTGAGGCCCCACCTTCTCGTGGCCACCGACCTCAGCCAGCTTGCGGGCCCGGTCCTTAGGGCCCCGGAAGGGCGACATAGAGCGCTTCACCGCATAGAGCCGGCCGTCTTCCTTAGAGCGCACCTGGAAGGGAGGTGGCACCCACAGGTGGGCCAGGAGGCCAATCCGGCAGACCCCGGTAAGATTTTACATGAATGGAAGGTGGAGCTTGGCATCCGCCTGCAGGCGTATGTGTGCAATAGCAAAGCTGGCCAGGCCCACTGTGAGAGCTCCATGTACTGACCCAAAAGGGCCTCCGTGGCACGTTGCTACGTGaaaaaagcaggctccacaaacaCGTGGCCAGCATGACCCGCTGTGCAGAATACAAGGAGTCTGTCCATATATGGCCAGCTCTGGAGATGTAGAGAAACAGGTCAGGAAGGAAGGACACCCGCCTGAGAAGCACAGTGGTTTCCTCTGGAAAGAACCACGGTATTTGTACTTTTTAACAACAAAATTGTCTCCAGGTAGTTAGTACTTGTGTAAGGAAGattaccattttaaagaaaatataaatgattggAAAATCTATTATACGGGCAAATGAAAAGGTGGCATGAAGGGTGTAGCGTGAGCACCTGCTGGCGGGGAGGTGATGGGGGGCAGGTGGGCACCGCACACAGGGGGCTGCTCCGGGGCGGGAGGAGGCGGCGGCCAGGAGCCACCGTAAGGCCGCCCGGGCTCCGCACGAGGGCAGAGAGCGCACTGAGGGGCCGGGAGGAGCCGAAGTCGGGGAAGGAGAAAGCAACCAAATCAGCCTAGGAGAAGCAGGCTCtcagaggagaaaaggggagcGGGCTGCCCAGGACACCATGCCctccctgcaggggagggggctgggggcggcaGGCCTGAGGGATGAGCATCACCCCACTTACCTTGAAGACCTCGCCATAAGAGCCGTGGCCCAGGCGGCCAAGCCTCTGGAAACTCTGTTGGAAGAAGGACTCCGGCCGGCTCGGGTCATATGAGGGGCTCTGGAGGGTCTCGGAGGCTTTGCCTTGGAACGTCACCCTCCGGGGCTGGGGCAGGTGCCAGCCCGGGGTCCGAGGAGGGAAGAGGCGGCTGATGGGGATGCTGCCCTTGGcagggggccggggagggaggctccgactgagccccccaggcctctTGAGGGAGAAGCCAGGTTCTGCGTGGCGGAAGTAGGCTGGGACTGGAATGGGGGTGCCACTCAGGGGTGGAGGGGTGCCCTCTGTGGGCACAGGCATGGCCAGCACAGGAGGCCCTGGGGTGCACAGGACAGAGCAGTGTGTCCGCTCAAACAGCGCCTGCTCTTGTGGCCCCAAGGAGGCTTCGGAAGAGAGGTGCGTCCGCTCTGCACACACGTTCTGCTTTAAACATGGAGGCCCCCGGGAGGTGCACCTGCAGGGAAAGCCAGACAAGTATACTGGCCTGCACCCAGTCCTCCGGACCTTGCAGGCCCCAGAAGCGTCAACCAGAAACCCCAAGGCCACGTCCTGGAGACCCCGCAGTGCCGCACCGAGAGGGGCCTGCGCCACGGGGCCCGCGTGCGTATCCCTGCCTCACCACGACCAGCTGTATGGCCTTCAGATCGGCACCCTCTTCCGAAAACGTGAGGTGGAAATATCAAGGCGGGCCCACCATCCCTTATCGCAAATTCAACAACACAAAGGTGAAACGCAAGTTTCTCTGCTGCTTTCTTTCTTGTAGCTGTGGGGCCAGCGCTCAGGCCGTGGGGCCAAGTTCCAGGTAAGCACCGCCCAGCAGTGCCTCAGCCCCTATGTGGCAGGAGGGCTAGGGACACTGGGGCTGGGCTGCTCAGGCCCCAGCACAAGGTCCCCCACTGGGAAAGGCAAGCCGAGGAGGCCAGAGGCTACTGTTCCCGCCCTGAGGCAGCAGAGTCACCCAGAGGCAGgcacctctgtccctgcccttaGCTCCAGAGCTCACGCCCTGGGAATCAGTCTACAGACAAGCAGGCAATAGAACAGAAAGTTCTGAAGCTctccctagggggaaaaaagttatttgaaacaACGTGTGGGAAGTTCAAGCCTAAAGGCCCTCTCAGGGCCGTGGGGGTTTGATGGTAAGCAGATGGGGGAAGCTGGCACCTCCTTTAGTGCAGCAAGTGCCCCCAGGCACACTGGTTCCCCAGACAGAACTGGGGACAAGAGCCTTACTGGGGTCAGAACAAACCTCCATCACTGAATTCAAAAGCCACCCTGTCGAGGGATCCCCAACTTAATCAGCCTATGAGCAACTGCCCTAGGCATTGTCACAGACACTAAAACAATCAGCCCACAACTGCTGGGGCCGAACTGCCGAGGGCTGGGAAGGACTGGGAAGGACAAACAGAGGCCCCGTAAAACCACTGTCACCCCAAGGTGACCATGCACATGCTTAAGATCGGGCCCTCTGAGGAGCAGCAATCCAGGCTTCCCATTGCAGGGGAAGGAGACATCGAGACAATGGCCCAGCCagtcactaaaaaataaacaagcaaataagtcataatccgccccccacccccagtaagGCCAGTTGCTGTAACACTGAAAggtccagttaaaaaaaaaaaactccacagaCCTAGGCAAGTGTGAGCCACACACAGGAGAAGAGTGGGCAACGCAAGTACTGAGGGACCGGGTGTGAGATTTAACAGAGACGTCACAGTACTCactataaatatgttcaaaggaCTAACGGAAACCACGCTTAACGAGGTAAGCGAAGCATGATGACCACATTTCAGCAAATTAGGAATACTGATACTGAgatagaaactattaaaaaagaaaaaacaaagggaagCTGTGGAGTTGAAAGGTGCAAgaactaaaatgaaaagattcaTCAGAGCAGTTCAGCTGTATATTGAACTGGCAGAATGATTCGTGGACCTGAAGCTAGATCAGTGGGGGTTAtgctgaagaacagagagaaaaagaacgaAGAAAAGGGAGCCTCGGAGAAATGCAGGACACCGCTCGGTGCACCAACGGATGTAAAAGGTGCaccagaggaaagaagagaaggagcaagaaaaataggctaagaaataatagatgaaaacttcccaaatgtgACTCACAAAATCCTCCCCCGCCCTAGGAAAAACACATTAACAGCCCAGGCGCTCGAGGAGCTTCAGGTAGGATAATGACACATCAGTTTAAAATGCTGAAAACCAAAAACAGGGGCAGTCTtgggagcagcaagagcagaAGACCTCCTCGCTTACAACCTCCCCTAAGACCAACTGCTGACTTCTCACTAGAAACAAGAGGGCCGGGAGGCACCACGCGGCACATTCAAAGTGTTGGGGGGAAACAGGTGTCAACCAAGAATCCCGTATCCAACAAAACGatcttccaaaaataaagatattctctgacaaaaacaaagaattcacTGCTGACAGACCTGCTTTAATAAGAAAacctaaaggaagttcttcaggccAAAAGCGCGTGATCCCAAACAGTAATCTAACTCTACATGAAGAAACAAAGCACTGGTATTTAATACAAAAGACAGTGTAAATATATATCTCTTCTCTTAGCTGATGTAAAAGGTGATTGTACAATTGCATGCAATTGTATATTGGGCATATAACATATAGAGACCTAACACACTTACAAATAAGAGCCCAAAAGAGGTGGGTGGGAACGTTGAACTAGAAAATGACGCCAGATGGTAATCCACAGGACCAAATCAAGGAACCAGAAGTGATGATAAGAGGGTCACTGTAACAAACATTAGGCATGTCCACTCGCTTTTCATCCCCTCTTCCTTCAGCTTCTTAAAGAAATTACAGATGACctaaatagggcgcctgggtggctcagtcacttaagcctcagactcttggtgtcagctcaggtcatgatcttgtggtttgtgggtttgagctgagccttgcatcagactccCTGCTGACTGTGCAgcgcttgcttgggattttctctctccctctctctgcccctcctctgcgttctctctctctatctctccttctctcaaaataaaccttaaaaaacacgatgacctaaataaatggaaagacattacaAGTTCATAGATTCAGACTTAACGTAGATAAAATGGCAACACTCTCCACGTTGATCTACAGATTCTGTAAAATCCGTGTCAGAATCCCGGCTGGCTTCTTCGCAGCAATTGACAGGCTAATCCTTACATTCATGAAAATTCGAAGGACCcagaataatcaaaacagtgttgGAAGCCTTGCACTTCCCAATTTTGACACTTATTACAAAGCTTTaggaatcaaaacagtgtggtattcacagaaagacagagatcagTAGAACACAAGCGGCCATTTAGAAATAAACCCTCACGTTTATAGTCAGTTGATTCTGACAAGGGTGCCAAAAGAATTcgggggaaagaacagtctcaaAAAATGGTGTTGAGACAGCCAGATCTCTACACGCACTTGCAAAACTCGTTTAGCAAGAAAAGCTGACCTATTTTGCCTCTAAGTATGAGTATTcacatatttgagagagatattAGTTCTGGATGATAGCCAAGGCCCATAGGTGGTTACATACAAGATATGTGTGCCATATCTAAAATCAGAGACATTCAGAATTGGGAAAAACACCCAGTCACAGGGGTTTATGGACCCCTAATACTGGCTAAATGGAAGGCTTAGCCCAGTGTCTGGCATACAAATCCCccaataaggggtgcctgggggcctcagttggttaagcttccaactcttgattccggctcaggtcatgatctcacagttcatgtgttcaagccccacctcgggctccaaaatgccagtgcggagcctgcttgggattctctctctctccctctctctgcccctcccctattcacacacactctctcaaaataaataaactttttaaaaaattaaaaaaaacccaaatccccCAATTTGCTAACTGTCAGATAGTAAGTAAATATAGAAACGCTCTGAGCAGTCCTTGAAAGAACACACCAAGTGCAGAGGTCCCAAGGCTGTGTGTTGGGAGGAAGCGCTGTGGTGTTGCTCTAATACAATATAACAAATATcacatatataaagtaaatagtatacatatatataatagaaacaaaaacaagaaaacaaaagaggaggAGCCCGATGTTGAGAGGAAGCCAGAGTGTATCAAAAGATGCAGGGAGTGAATCAGTAACAGAAACATGAGGGAAAGGTCCTCTGAAGTGTGCCCTCCAGTCTCTGGGGCagtgaggggatgggggagggaccCCCACATGACAGCCCCTGGGGACCCCTCCTCTGCTGGTATTCAGCCCAGGATTCTCATCTCTGGGCTTCTCAAAGTGCAGAACCAGAGTGGCAAAACCCCCTGCTGGTTAGGAGTTCGACCTCCAGGCCTAGTCCTAGCATAGTTGGGACATCAGGCACCTGCatctttttttactattattttaaaattttttatttttaatggaggggcacttgggtggctaagtcggataagcatctgaccATAGttccggtcataatctcatggttcatgagttcaagcctcacagcaggctctatgctgtcagcacagagcccactttggatcttctgtcccctctctccagCACTCCCCTGCGCTcgggctctcaaaataaacacgtttttaaacttatttattattttgagagagagagggagagagagagcacaggagcagagagggagactcagaatccaaagcaggctccaggctcccagccggCTGCATAGAGCCCGagtcggggctcgaacccacgaacagcgagatcattacctgagttaaagtcaaacgcttaaccaggcgcccctccagacACCTGCATCTTAAACCAGTTCTCAGGCCACCCCAGTATCACTTACATTCTAGCACCACCGGCCTGGCCACACAGCTTTGGGGATGatgggacaggggagggaggatCCAGCGTGGCCCTGACCAGGCCAGGCCTGGACGGCCTCTGGAGCTTTCAGGGGCCTCACCTGCCCACTGGGCCCGACACACCGCCGACCACGGTCTGCCGCGCTAGACTGTGAGTTCCTCCGGGGCAGGGCCACAGCTGATTCACCTCGGGGGCCGTGGGCAAAGCCTGGCAAACAGTTGAATAGGCCGGCTGTcacgggggaggggctgcagaggaACGGTGGGTCGGGCTTTTCCNNNNNNNNNNNNNNNNNNNNNNNNNNNNNNNNNNNNNNNNNNNNNNNNNNNNNNNNNNNNNNNNNNNNNNNNNNNNNNNNNNNNNNNNNNNNNNNNNNNNGGAGGCGGACCGCGGCAGGGGCTGTCAGGGGGGCAAGGGCTGCCGGGAGGAAGTGCCGGCCGAGGGCCCTCAGGACCGGTTCTGGGCTCACCTGGACGGGTGGGAGGGACGCGGTCCAGCAAGGTCCGAGATTCCGGGTCGGCAGAGGCCGCAGAAGCCCCCGGCGCAGTCAGGCGGGCGGGGGTTCTGCGGTCGACTGCTCCCCACGTCCGAAGGGAGGACTCTAGGAGGGGAAC contains:
- the PKMYT1 gene encoding membrane-associated tyrosine- and threonine-specific cdc2-inhibitory kinase translates to MPVPTEGTPPPLSGTPIPVPAYFRHAEPGFSLKRPGGLSRSLPPRPPAKGSIPISRLFPPRTPGWHLPQPRRVTFQGKASETLQSPSYDPSRPESFFQQSFQRLGRLGHGSYGEVFKVRSKEDGRLYAVKRSMSPFRGPKDRARKLAEVGGHEKVGPHPRCVRLEQAWEEGGILYLQTELCGPSLQQHCEARGASLPEAQVWGYLRDALLALAHLHGQGLVHLDVKPANIFLGPRGRCKLGDFGLLVELGASGSGEAQEGDPRYMAPELLQGSCGTAADVFSLGLTILEVACNMELPHGGEGWQQLRRGFLPPEFTAGLSSELRSVLTMMLEPDPKLRATAESLLALPMLRKPRPWNVLWYMAAEALSRGWALWQALLALLCWLWHGLAHPASWLQPPSPPATPPGSPPCSLLLDSSLSSSWEEDSIGPSLSPEAVLARAIRDTSTPRKGSPAPRTRYTLRDALDLSDIDSEPPRGSFPSFEPRNLLSLFEDSLGPT